GCCTCCGGCCGCATGAGTGAGGTCTTCTGCACGTGCCGTGGCCCTGTTTGACGGAGTGTTCACACTGTGGGCCGCACACGATTCAGGGTTGTACAAGGTTTGTACACTCTTGATCAATCGAAGCACAGGCGGCCCCCGAAGCCCGCCCCCAGACCGCCACGGGCGGACGCACACCGGAGGACCGTCCATGACCTACATCTCCCCCACCACCACCCACCCCTACACCGACCCCAACCGCACCGTCCGCCGCGGCCAGACCCTCTACTACGCCGGGGACGCCGCCCCCAGCCTCTACCGCCTGGAAAGCGGCCTGATGCGCGCCGTGCGCCTCACCCCGCAGGGCCGCAACCTGACCGTGCGCCACATCCGCCCCGGCGACATCTTCGGCGAGGAATGCCTGCACGGCACCACCCGCGGCCACCAGGTCGTCGCGCTGACCGACGCGGTCCTGACCCCCATCCACCCGCAGCACCTGTCGCAGGGCGAACTGTGGGACCTGACCCGCAGCCTCAGCCAGCAGCTGCAGCGCATGATGACCGACGGCGTGCACATCCAGGACGGCGACCTGCGCGAACGCATCGCCCGGTACCTGCTGAATCTCGCGGACAGCAGCCTGGGCGGCCAGCACCCGGACGGCACGCGCTTCGTGCGCGCCACGCACGAACTGATCGCCGAGGGCACCGGCGCCACCCGCGAGAGCGTCAGCAAACTCATCGGCGAGATGCGCGACGACGGCCTGCTGAACCCCGCGTACCGCTGCCTGACCCTGACCGACGAGGCGGGCCTGCGCCTGCTCAGCGGCTACCACGGCTGAATCAGACCTGCCCTCACCGCGCCGCTCCGTCACCGGGGCGGCGTTTTCGTGCGCCGCGCACCTCACTGCACACTTTTTCTGTCCGGCACGTAGAATGGCCCGCATGCGTATCCGCCTCGACCCCTGGCCCGTGGACATCCAGGGAGGACAGCTCACCCTGAAAGCCTTCGGCGGCACCCTCGACGACGTGGAAACGCCCCGCTGGGCCGCCATCTCCGCCCGGCCCATCCCCGAACGACTGAAGCAGGTGTTCGTCGTGGACGGCAAACGCCGCATGGAATCCCGCATCTTCATCGAGGACCCCCACGGTCAGAGCGGCCTGGGCGGCTTCGGTGCCTACGTGGTCGGCGCGGTCGAACTGTGCCCGCACGGCACCCGGCAGGCGGAACTGCTGGCCGTGAAGGCCCAGCGGCTGCTGGCCCACGCCCCGAACCTGCTCGTGGAACCCGCGCAGCTCACGCCCCGCAACCCGCACACCGGGCAGCTGGAATACGCCCCGGCCCCCATGGAGGGGCACGATCCGCTGGCGGCCCTGAACACCCTGCAACAGCACATGCTGAGTGCCGAGCAGCGCCTCTCGCACGAACTTGCGTCCCGCGTGCCGCTCGACGAGACCGACGACCGAGAGTGGCTGACCGCCCTGACCATCCAGGACGGCACCCTGCGCGGCCAGAACCTGAACGGGGCGGTGGTGGGCTGCGTGAAGACCATGGAAACCATGTACCTGCCCGCCGACCGCGCCGGACTGCTGAGCGACCTCAAGCCCGGCGAACGCACGCCCATCCTGCGCATGACGTACGAGGGTGGGCAGTTCACGCGTCTGATCTGGTATGTGCGGCTGTCCGAGGCGGCGTTCTACCAGCACCCGATGAGCGGCGTGATGCGCCTGGAGATGTTCGCGCCCGACGACACGGACTTCCTGCCGCCCATCGTGCGTCAGGTGGCGAACCTGTCGGGCATGCTGCTGACGCGGATGGGGAGCCGGGCGCACAAGGACCCGCGCGCGCCACAGAACCTGATTCCGACGGCGGCGCTGGAGCAGGCGATGAACCGCTCGATGGGCAGCGCGGATCTGGTCACGCGGCGCATCCGGGCGCACATCGCGGCGACGTTCGGGCAGGGGGCGGTCGCATGACGGGCGTGCAGGGACCGTCGGCCGCGACGGGCGCGGTGGTGGGCATGGTGCTGGGCACGCAGGACGTGACCCCGGTGAGTTTCTGGTTCGCGGTGCAGCCCGGCGCGAGCATCCAGCTGGACGACCTGGTCGTGGTGGGCACCCGCAAGCCCGACGGGGCCGAGGTGCGCTTCTACGGGATCGTGGATCACGTCCGCACCCGGCACGAGGGGGTGACGTTCGACAGTGACGTGCAGGACGTCGTGGCGGGCCTGCTGCCCGCGAGTGTCAGTTACGCGGCGCGGGTGCTGGTCACACGGGTGCACCCGGAGAATTTCATTCCGCCGCAGCCGGGGGACGCGGTGCGGCACGCGCGGGATGCGGACCTGCGCATGGCGCTCAGCGCGGACAAGATGGGCGACCGCGCCTTCCCCGGCGGGCTGCTGGCGGACGGGCAGGTGCTGCCGCTGAACTACCGGTTCGTGAACGGTGAGAACGGCGGGCACATCAACATCAGCGGGATCTCGGGCGTGGCGACGAAGACCAGTTACGCGCTGTTCCTGCTGCATTCGATCTTCCGAAGTGGCGTGATGGGCGCCTCCGCCTCGGCGGGGCGAGCGCTGATCTTCAACGTGAAGGGCGAGGACCTCCTGTTTCTCGATCAGGCGAACAGGGACGTGGCGGCGCGCGAGGCGGACGCGCAGGCGCAGAAGGGCCTGCCGCGCACCCGCTACGAGCTGATGAACCTCCCGGCGGAAGCGTTCCGGGACGTGCAGTTCCTCGCGCCGCCCCGGCCCGGCAGCGCGGCGGGCGCGATCGTCCCGCACGTCGAGCAGCGCGCCAGTGGCGTGACGCCGTTCCTGTACTCGCTGCGGGAGTTCTGCCTGCGGCGCATGCTGCCGTACGTGTTCGTGGACCGGGACGCCAGCGTGAACCTGGGCTTCGTGATCGGCAGTATCGAGGACCGCCTGTACCGCCTCGCGCAGGGGGCGGACACGCCGTACCTGACCGTGGAGGACTGGCAGCCGGACACCGAGCAGCTGATTGACGAGGACGTGCGCTTCGACGAGCTGGGCGGCGTGCGGATCAGCACCTTCCCGCAACTGGTCGCGTACCTGGAGTACAAGCTGCTGGACGCGAACGACGGCGAGGGCGACCGCAAGTGGGTGGGCAAGCAGTCCCCGGCCACGCTGCAGGCGTTCATCCGGCGGCTGCGGGGCGTGCAGAAGCACCTCACGCCGCTGGTGCGCGGAGACCTGAGCGCCGCTCAGGCCGCGCAGTACCGCCCGGACCCGCTGAAGCCCGGTGTGCAGACGACCGTGGTGGACATCCACACGCTGTCCGCGACCGCGCAGATGTTCGTGGTGGGCGTCCTCCTGCGCGACCTGTTCGAACACAAGGAACGCGTGGGGCGGCAGGACACGGTGTTCGTCGTGCTGGACGAGCTGAACAAGTACGCGCCGCGCGACGGCGACAGCCCCATCAAGGACGTGCTGCTGGACATCGCCGAACGTGGCCGCAGCCTGGGGATCATCCTGATCGGCGCGCAGCAGACCGCCAGCGAGGTCGAGCGGCGCATCGTGTCCAACGCCGCGATCCGCGTGGTGGGCCGCCTGGACCTCGCGGAGGCCGAGCGGCCCGAGTACCGCTTCCTTCCGCAGAGTTTCCGCGCGCGGGCGGGCATCCTCCAGCCGGGCACCATGCTGGTCAGCCAGCCGGACGTGCCCAATCCGGTGCTGGTGAACTACCCGTTCCCAGCCTGGGCGACCCGCAAGGACGAGGTGGACGACCTGCGCGGCCAGAAGGTGGAGGACGTCGGGGACGACTGGCTGCGCTGAAGCGGCCATGAGTTGGTGGGACAGGCCTCGCGCGGGCCTGTCCCCCTTGCACTCTGTCACTGGTTACAGCTGCTGGATCAGGATGGGTTCCGTGGTGGGCTGCTCGCTGCCTCCCTCGGGTTCGACACTCACGGCGACCGTCTGCCCGGACTGCACCCTGGGAATCACGATGCCCTGCCCGTCGAACACGCCGGCGCTGACCGGCTGGCCGTCCTCAATGCGCCACAGCTGGTACACGCGTTCCTGCGGAGCCAGGGCGTTCAGGTGCACGAACGCGCGTCCGTCGGGCAGCCGGATCAGTTCGCCGATGGCCTGCCCGCCCTGCGTGAGCGGCTGCGTCTGCGCGCCCGGCGTGTTCTGGTACTGGCTGAGCAGGTCCTGCGGGGTGGGCGGACGCAGAAAGATCACGCCCAGCGTCAGGGCCGCCACGACGCTCAGCAGCATCAGGCGCCAGTTCATTCGGCCGGTGCGGGCACGGGCGGGGGCAGGCTCGGCGGACGGATCGGGTGCGCCCTGGGGGTACAGGGGCAGGTTGACGGGCGCTGGAGGCGCGGCGACTTCCCGGTGCAGCCGGGCCATCAGGCGGTCCTCGGCACCTTCAGGCACCTCGGCGGGTGCCAGGGTGTCGGGCAGGCCGTGCAGGAGTTCCAGATCGGCGCGGTACTCGCGTTGCAGGTCGGGGTCGGCGTCGAGGGCGGCCCGAACGCGCTGCTCGTCAGCCTGGTCCAGCTGCCCGAGGGCGAGGGCCAGCAGGTCGTCTCGGGTGATGTTCACAGGTCACCTCCTTGGTGAAGCGAGCGGAGCGGGGGGTTCACGGACGGCTGCCCAGGTGGGTGCGCATGCGGTCGATCGCGGCGCGCAAGCGGGATTTTACGGTACCGACCGGCAACCCGGTGAGAATGGCGAGTTCGCTGTGCGAGTACCCGCGGTAGTACGCGAGTTCCACGAGGTGCCGCTGGGTGTCGTCCAGCGTCTGCACGGCGGCCTGGGCCATGATCTGGGCGTCGCTGTCGGCCGAGCGGGTGGGCGAGTCCCAGTCCTCGATTTCCAGTGGGGTGTCGGGCCGGTCGCGCAGCTCCTGCAGGAACCGGTGGTGGGCGATGCTGACCAGCCAGGTCTTGGCGCTGGCGCGGGCCGGGTCGAAGCGGGCGGCGTGCCGCCAGGCGTTCATGAAGGCGTCCTGGACGCAGGTTTCCACGTCTTCGGTCTGCCGGAGCATGCGGTGGCCGAGGGAGTACAGCAGTCGCGAGTACCGGCGGTGCAGTTCACGCAGCGCGTCCTCGGTGCCGTCGGCCATGGCGCGGATCAGCGCCTCGTCCGGCAGGTCGGGATGCAGGAGTGGGGTCATAGAGTGAGGTAAGCCTACCAGGGTCGTTCCGCTCCCGGCGCGGCGCATCCTGAGCTGCCGTTCATGCAGGCGGGCGCCGCGGACTGGGTCTGCGGGGGGTGCTGAGCTGGAGGTCCTCACGGCGGGGCCGGGGTCAGCTGCGCGGGGCCGTCACGTCGGCCGGATTCACGGGCGCGACGGAAGCGGCCACGCTCTGCGCGGCGGGCGCAGGAACGGGAGCGTGGGCGGGTGGGGTCAGGGTCAGGTCATCGCGGAAGCTCTGGGTGCTCTTGCGGAATTCACGCAGGCCGTTGCCGAGGCTCTTACCGAGCTCCGGGAGCTTGCGGGGGCCGAAGACGACCAGGGCGACGAGCAGCACGACGAGCAGTTCAGCGGGTCCGATGTTGGGCATGGTGGGGTCTCCTGTACGGTCTGGGAAGGCGGCCAGACAGGCGCGGGGCCGGTGCTGGGGCGGAGGGTGGAACGGAGGCCCGGGTCGGGTCCCTCGCTTCACCCAGTCATATGCGGACCGTGCGTGGTCGGATCAACCCCAGGCGTGGGGATGAAGCCCAGGTGAACGTCGCCACATCACGCGGCGGTCCCCCGGGGCGTCCGCCCGCGGTCTACACTCGGGCGCGTGAAGGACGCTGCCGCCCCTACCCCCCTGTCATTCATCGCCATGCCCGGACGGCTGGACGCGGTTGTGTCCGCCCTGAGCGGAGCGAGCCGCTCGCAGGTGGCCGGCTGGATCGAGGGTGGGTTCGTGCAGGTCGGCGGCGTGCCGGCCGTGAAGGCCAGCCTGAAGCTGCGGGGCGGTGAGCCCCTGCAGGTGCAGGTCCCGCCCGTTCCGGACGCGACGGTCGAGCCGGAGGGCGTCCTGCTCGACGTGATCTTCGAGGACGAGCACCTGATCGCGGTGAACAAACCGGCGGGCATGATCACGCACCCGGCGCCAGGCGTGACGACCGGCACGCTGGTCAACGCCCTGCTGGGCCGCATGGCCCTGCCGGAACAGTCCGGCTTCGACGGTCCGGACGGATTCCGACCGGGTATCGTGCACCGGCTGGACAAGGACACCAGCGGCGTGATCGTCGTGGCGAAGACGGTCGCGGCGCACGCCCGACTGGCGGCGGCGTTCAAGGACCGCGAGACCCGCAAGACGTACCTGGCGATCGCAGCGGGGGCGTGGCGGGCGCAGGACCCGGTGACCGTGGACGCCCCGATCGGACGGCACCCGGTGCAGCGGCAACGGATGACGGTGGGCGGAGCGCAGCCGCGCGAGGCACAGACGCTCTTCACCCCGCTGGATACCCGACCTGACGGTCACGGCCGCACCCTGGCGCTGGTGCGGGCGCAGCCGCGCACGGGCCGCACCCACCAGATCCGCGTGCACCTGGCGCACCTGGGCAGCCCGATCGTGGGGGACGGCGTGTACGGCCGCCCGTCCGAACTGATCGCCCGGCACGCGCTGCACGCGCAGTTTCTGGTCCTCCCCCACCCGGTGAGTGGTGAGGCGCTGCATCTGCACGCCGCCGCGCCCGACGACATGTTGAACGCCTGGATGGGCCTGGGCGGCGCCCTGCCGGGAGACCTGGACCGCGAGCCTTGAAGCGACCGCACGGAGGCCGGAGGCGCGCCCGGACATGGGCACCACTTGCAATCAGTTCAGGAATCGGGTAGCATTTCAATTCGTGCGCCGCGACGGGAGGTTCCCGTGCGGCTGGAAGGTGCCCCCACTTTCAGGACATGCTGGATGCCGTTTCAAAGGGCGTTTGCTGGTCACTGGGGCTGTGCTTTCCCGAAAGGACCACAAATGAACTTTGATCAACTGATTGCGCCCGAACTCGCGGCGCGTCTCGCCGAGCGCGGTATCACGGAAGCCAGCCCCATCCAGGCCGAGAGCCTGCCCCTCACCCTGGCCGGGAAGGACATGATCGGCCGCGCCCGCACCGGGACCGGTAAGACCCTCGCCTTCGCGCTGCCCATCCTGAGCAAGCTGGAAACCAGCCGCGAGCGCGCCCGTCTGCCCCGCGCCATCGTCGTGGCCCCCACCCGCGAACTCGCCAAGCAAGTCGCGGACGAGTTCAGCAAGAGCGGCGCCCACCTGACCACCGTCACCGTGTACGGCGGCGCCAGCTACGGCCCGCAGGAGAACTCCCTGCGCCGCGGCGTGGACGTCGTGGTCGGCACACCCGGCCGCCTGATCGACCACCTCGAGCGCGGCAACCTCGACCTGAGCGCCGTGGAATTCGCCGTGCTGGACGAGGCCGACGAGATGCTCAGCGTGGGCTTCGCCGACGCCATCGAAACCATCCTCAAGAGCACTCCCGAGACCCGTCAGACGCTGCTGTTCAGCGCCACGCTGACGAACGACATCAACCGCCTGTCCCGCAAGTACCTGAACGACCCCGTCATCGTGGACATGGTCGGCGAGGGCAAGAGCCAGGCCGCGCAGACCGTCGAGCACCTGAAGGTCAAGGTGGGCCGCACCCGCACCCGCGTGCTGGCCGACCTGCTGACCATCTACAACCCGGAAAAGGCCATCGTGTTCACCCGCACCAAGCGTGAAGCGGACGAACTGGCGAACGAACTGATCCACCGCGGCATCGAGAGCGAGGCGCTGCACGGCGACCTGGCGCAGAGCCAGCGTGAACGCGCCCTGGGTGCCTTCCGCGGCGGCCGCGCCAATGTGCTCGTCGCGACCGACGTCGCCGCGCGCGGCCTGGACATCCCCGAGGTCGACCTGGTCGTGCAGTACCACCTGCCGCAGGACCCCGAGAGCTACGTGCACCGTTCCGGCCGCACGGGCCGCGCGGGCCGCACCGGCACCGCAATCATCATGTACGGCGACCGTGACGGCCGCGAGGTGGCGGGCCTGGAACGCGTGACCGGCGTGCGCTTCATCGAGCGTCCCCTGCCCACGCCCAAGGAAGTCGCCCAGGCCAGCGCCCGCGCCAGCGCCGACATGGTCCGCAAGGTGGACGCCAGCGCCGCCGCGAACTTCCAGTCCGAAGCGGAGCGTCTGTTCAGCGAGCTGGGACTCGAGGCCCTGAGCCGCGCCCTGGCGAAGATCAGCGGCGTGACCGAGCCCGTGAAGGCCGCCAGCCTCCTGAGCGGCGAGGAAGGCCTGACGACCATCATCCTGCACGCCGAGCGCATGAGCGTGGCCCGCGCCGTGGCCGTCCTGGCCCGCAACGGCGATCTGGACACCCGCCGTCTCGGCAAGGTGCGCCAGTGGCGCGGCGGCGCCGTGGCCGACGTGCCCAGCGAGTTCGTTGAGAAGCTGATGGCCGCCAGCCCGCTGGAAGGCGAGGTGCAGGTGGAAATCGCGCAGGAACTGCCCGAACTGTTCGAGCAGCCCACCCGCGAGCGCCGCGAGGGCGGGTACCAGGGTGGCCGCGGCTACCGTGGCGACCGTGACGAGGGGGGCTACCGTGGCCGCAGCAACAGCGGTGGCGGCGGGTACGGCAACCGTGGCGGCAGCTTCCAGGGCCAGGGCGGCGGCGACCGCGGCGGGTTCCAGGGCGGCAACCGTGGCGGCGGTCAGGGTCGCTGGAGCCGGGACCGTGACGACCGCGCCCCGCGCCGCGAGGACTTCGCCGACCGCGAGTTCGTTCCCGCTGGCCGCTGAGCCCACCAGTTAAGAAGCGCCTCCCTATGACAGGGAGGCGCTTTTCTTGTCGTGTGTCACGGTTCGCGTCCGGCGCTCAGCCAGTGGGCCTCGTGGTCGCCTGCTCCTGCCGGCCCATGCGCGCGGGCCCACGCGGCGGCGGCCTGCGTGTCGTAGGGCACGCGGCGGAATTGCACGTCCCAGTGCCCGGCGCGGCGGGTGAGCTGCACCCAGCGGGCCAGCGGCAGCCCGTCCTTCTGCCGGGAGACGGGTCCGGCGTTCACGATGGTCAGGCCGTCCACGACGGTCAGCATCTCGCGGTGGGTGTGTCCGACGACGCACACGCGGCCCCCCATGTCGAAGCTGAGGCCGCCGAGTCGCTCGCGCAGTTCCCGGAAGTGGGCGGGGCGAGTGTGCCCGTCCGGGGATTCCGTGAGCATTAGGTCCTCCCAGGGATTGCGGGGGCTGCCGTGCGCGACGCGGACCTCACCGCCCGCCGTGTCAAGGTGGGTGGGCAGGGCCGCGAGGGTCGCGGGGACGTCCGTCGGGAGCTGGGCGCGCACCCAGGCACGCATCGTTTCCTTACCGTCGCGCAGGGCCGCGACGCGTTCGTCGGTGTTGCCGCGCACGCTGGGCGGGGCGTGCTCCTGTTGCAGTGCCCAGGCGCCAGCGGGGTCCGAGCAGCCCCAGACGGTGTCCCCCAGGTTCAGCACCTGATCTGGGCTCGCCGCTCGGATGTCGTCCAGCACGGCGCGCAGCGCGAAGGCGTTGCCGTGCACGTCGCCCAGGATCGCGAGGCGCATCAACGGGTGGGCTTGCGGATCGCGGCGAACAGCAGTGAGAACAGGGCCACTGTGATCAGGTATGAAGCGAGCGACGCGGCGGGCGTGAAGGCGGGGCTCAGGGCGTCGTGCGCGAACTTGTAGATTGCGTACGGCACCGCCCAGCCCATCGCGTACAGCGCGGCGCGCGGCAGGAACTCCCGCGTGGTGGCCGCCTGCGGGAAGTAGCGGATGGGCAGCAGCATGGCGGGCAGCAGCAGCAGCTGCGCGAGGAAAAACCAGGGCGGCAGGGTGTCCAGGCCGTAGTCGAGCGCGGCGAACAGGATGTTCACGGCAGCGATGACCACGCCGGTGATCAGGGCCGTGCGGAGGATGGGGGCATTCACCCGCCCATGCTGCCACGATCGGAGCAGGGGAACGCGCCGGGCCGCTTCATGGGCCCTGCACATTCCCCCCCTCGCTGTCTGGTTCAGCGGTTGACGCTGTTCATGGAGGCTTCGGGGTAGCGGGTGCCCTGCGCCGCGCCGGGCGGGAACGCCGCGTCGATGCGGGCCAGATCATCTGTGGACAGCTGCACGGTCAGCGCGCCGAGGTTTTCCTCGAGGTACTTCACGCGCCGCGTGCCGGGAATCGGCACCAGGTCGTCCCCCTGCGCGAGCACCCAGGCGAGGGCCAGCTGCGACGGCGTGCAGCCCTTCTGCGCGGCCATGGCCTGCACCTCGCGGACAAGGTCGAGGTTCCGCTGGAAGTTCTCGCCCTGGAAGCGGGGGTTGTGTTTGCGGAAGTCGTCGTCGGCCAGATCGTCGGGGCTGCGGATCTCGCCGGTTAGGAAGCCGCGCCCCAGGGGGCTGTACGGCACGAAGCCCACGCCCAGTTCGCGGCAGGCGGCCAGCACGCCCTGCTCGGGGTCGCGGGTCCACAGGGAGTACTCGCTCTGCACGGCGCTGATGGGGTGCGTGGCGTTCGCGCGGCGCAGGGTGTCCGGGCTGACCTCGCTCAGGCCGATGGCGCGCACCAGCCCCTCCTGCACGAGCTGACCCATCGCGCCGACGGTGTCCTCGATGGGCGTGTCGGGGTCCACGCGGTGCAGGTAGTACAGGTCCACGTGATCGGTCCGCAGGCGTCTGAGGCTTCCCTCGATGGCCTGCCGGACGTATTCGGGCCGCCCGTTGATGCGCCGCCCGCCGGGCGCGTCCGGGGCGATCTGGATGCCGAACTTCGTGGCGAGGACCACGCGGTCGCGTCTGCCCTGCAGCCACTCGCCGAGGAGTTCCTCGTTGGTGTGCGGGCCGTACATGTCGGCGGTGTCGTAGAACGTGACGCCCAGCTCCAGCGCGCGGTTCAGGGTGTCTAGGTTCTGCACGCGGTCGGTGGGGCCGTAGAAGGCGCTCATGCCCATGCAGCCCAGGCCGAGGGCCGAAACGGTCAGGTCGCGCAGGTGTCGGGTGGGCAGCGGGGTGGTGGGGGTCATGCGGGTCTCCTCTGCGCGAGAATCCAGGGCATCGCGCGCGGCATCAGACGGGGCAGGATCAGCAAGGACTGGATCGGCACGGCGATCAGCGTGACGACCAGGGTCAGGACGGGAATGGGGACCCTCCCCGCCAGGATCGGCAGAACCAGCAGCAGGACGGCCGTGATCAGAGGGTAGGTGACGGCCCACACGAGCAGCGCCACGCGGTGGTGCGCCGCGCCGTGCAGCGACGGGAACCGCACCCAGCCGCCACTGAGCCGCTCGATCAGGGGGAACACGACGTAGTGGGTTAGGGGGACGAGCAGCGCGGTCAGCAGCAGCGCGATCAGGGGGGTGGGGTAGTGGCCCAGCAATGAGGGACCGAGGATCAGCAGCAGCGTGGTGATGGTCGGGTAGATGCCCAGCCAGCGGGCCACGGCCAGTCGCCAGGGTGTGGAGGCTGGAGGACGGGTCAAGCGTAGTCCTTGCGCGCGGTGGTGGTCAGCGGCGGGAGCGGCAGCGCGGTCGTGCCGTCGCAGGCGAGGTGGGTGTCGTAGCGGGCGATCTTGGCGCGGATGGCGGTGAGGTCCGCCTGCAGGTCCCGGAGGCGAGTTTCGACTTCGTGCTGATGGGCGACGAGCAGGGCGCGGCGTGCGGGGGCG
The Deinococcus sedimenti DNA segment above includes these coding regions:
- a CDS encoding Crp/Fnr family transcriptional regulator translates to MTYISPTTTHPYTDPNRTVRRGQTLYYAGDAAPSLYRLESGLMRAVRLTPQGRNLTVRHIRPGDIFGEECLHGTTRGHQVVALTDAVLTPIHPQHLSQGELWDLTRSLSQQLQRMMTDGVHIQDGDLRERIARYLLNLADSSLGGQHPDGTRFVRATHELIAEGTGATRESVSKLIGEMRDDGLLNPAYRCLTLTDEAGLRLLSGYHG
- a CDS encoding DNA double-strand break repair nuclease NurA — translated: MARMRIRLDPWPVDIQGGQLTLKAFGGTLDDVETPRWAAISARPIPERLKQVFVVDGKRRMESRIFIEDPHGQSGLGGFGAYVVGAVELCPHGTRQAELLAVKAQRLLAHAPNLLVEPAQLTPRNPHTGQLEYAPAPMEGHDPLAALNTLQQHMLSAEQRLSHELASRVPLDETDDREWLTALTIQDGTLRGQNLNGAVVGCVKTMETMYLPADRAGLLSDLKPGERTPILRMTYEGGQFTRLIWYVRLSEAAFYQHPMSGVMRLEMFAPDDTDFLPPIVRQVANLSGMLLTRMGSRAHKDPRAPQNLIPTAALEQAMNRSMGSADLVTRRIRAHIAATFGQGAVA
- a CDS encoding ATP-binding protein, which translates into the protein MTGVQGPSAATGAVVGMVLGTQDVTPVSFWFAVQPGASIQLDDLVVVGTRKPDGAEVRFYGIVDHVRTRHEGVTFDSDVQDVVAGLLPASVSYAARVLVTRVHPENFIPPQPGDAVRHARDADLRMALSADKMGDRAFPGGLLADGQVLPLNYRFVNGENGGHINISGISGVATKTSYALFLLHSIFRSGVMGASASAGRALIFNVKGEDLLFLDQANRDVAAREADAQAQKGLPRTRYELMNLPAEAFRDVQFLAPPRPGSAAGAIVPHVEQRASGVTPFLYSLREFCLRRMLPYVFVDRDASVNLGFVIGSIEDRLYRLAQGADTPYLTVEDWQPDTEQLIDEDVRFDELGGVRISTFPQLVAYLEYKLLDANDGEGDRKWVGKQSPATLQAFIRRLRGVQKHLTPLVRGDLSAAQAAQYRPDPLKPGVQTTVVDIHTLSATAQMFVVGVLLRDLFEHKERVGRQDTVFVVLDELNKYAPRDGDSPIKDVLLDIAERGRSLGIILIGAQQTASEVERRIVSNAAIRVVGRLDLAEAERPEYRFLPQSFRARAGILQPGTMLVSQPDVPNPVLVNYPFPAWATRKDEVDDLRGQKVEDVGDDWLR
- a CDS encoding anti-sigma factor domain-containing protein codes for the protein MNITRDDLLALALGQLDQADEQRVRAALDADPDLQREYRADLELLHGLPDTLAPAEVPEGAEDRLMARLHREVAAPPAPVNLPLYPQGAPDPSAEPAPARARTGRMNWRLMLLSVVAALTLGVIFLRPPTPQDLLSQYQNTPGAQTQPLTQGGQAIGELIRLPDGRAFVHLNALAPQERVYQLWRIEDGQPVSAGVFDGQGIVIPRVQSGQTVAVSVEPEGGSEQPTTEPILIQQL
- a CDS encoding RNA polymerase sigma factor, yielding MTPLLHPDLPDEALIRAMADGTEDALRELHRRYSRLLYSLGHRMLRQTEDVETCVQDAFMNAWRHAARFDPARASAKTWLVSIAHHRFLQELRDRPDTPLEIEDWDSPTRSADSDAQIMAQAAVQTLDDTQRHLVELAYYRGYSHSELAILTGLPVGTVKSRLRAAIDRMRTHLGSRP
- the tatA gene encoding twin-arginine translocase TatA/TatE family subunit, with translation MPNIGPAELLVVLLVALVVFGPRKLPELGKSLGNGLREFRKSTQSFRDDLTLTPPAHAPVPAPAAQSVAASVAPVNPADVTAPRS
- a CDS encoding RluA family pseudouridine synthase, with translation MPGRLDAVVSALSGASRSQVAGWIEGGFVQVGGVPAVKASLKLRGGEPLQVQVPPVPDATVEPEGVLLDVIFEDEHLIAVNKPAGMITHPAPGVTTGTLVNALLGRMALPEQSGFDGPDGFRPGIVHRLDKDTSGVIVVAKTVAAHARLAAAFKDRETRKTYLAIAAGAWRAQDPVTVDAPIGRHPVQRQRMTVGGAQPREAQTLFTPLDTRPDGHGRTLALVRAQPRTGRTHQIRVHLAHLGSPIVGDGVYGRPSELIARHALHAQFLVLPHPVSGEALHLHAAAPDDMLNAWMGLGGALPGDLDREP
- a CDS encoding DEAD/DEAH box RNA helicase — its product is MNFDQLIAPELAARLAERGITEASPIQAESLPLTLAGKDMIGRARTGTGKTLAFALPILSKLETSRERARLPRAIVVAPTRELAKQVADEFSKSGAHLTTVTVYGGASYGPQENSLRRGVDVVVGTPGRLIDHLERGNLDLSAVEFAVLDEADEMLSVGFADAIETILKSTPETRQTLLFSATLTNDINRLSRKYLNDPVIVDMVGEGKSQAAQTVEHLKVKVGRTRTRVLADLLTIYNPEKAIVFTRTKREADELANELIHRGIESEALHGDLAQSQRERALGAFRGGRANVLVATDVAARGLDIPEVDLVVQYHLPQDPESYVHRSGRTGRAGRTGTAIIMYGDRDGREVAGLERVTGVRFIERPLPTPKEVAQASARASADMVRKVDASAAANFQSEAERLFSELGLEALSRALAKISGVTEPVKAASLLSGEEGLTTIILHAERMSVARAVAVLARNGDLDTRRLGKVRQWRGGAVADVPSEFVEKLMAASPLEGEVQVEIAQELPELFEQPTRERREGGYQGGRGYRGDRDEGGYRGRSNSGGGGYGNRGGSFQGQGGGDRGGFQGGNRGGGQGRWSRDRDDRAPRREDFADREFVPAGR
- a CDS encoding metallophosphoesterase family protein, encoding MRLAILGDVHGNAFALRAVLDDIRAASPDQVLNLGDTVWGCSDPAGAWALQQEHAPPSVRGNTDERVAALRDGKETMRAWVRAQLPTDVPATLAALPTHLDTAGGEVRVAHGSPRNPWEDLMLTESPDGHTRPAHFRELRERLGGLSFDMGGRVCVVGHTHREMLTVVDGLTIVNAGPVSRQKDGLPLARWVQLTRRAGHWDVQFRRVPYDTQAAAAWARAHGPAGAGDHEAHWLSAGREP
- a CDS encoding aldo/keto reductase; the protein is MTPTTPLPTRHLRDLTVSALGLGCMGMSAFYGPTDRVQNLDTLNRALELGVTFYDTADMYGPHTNEELLGEWLQGRRDRVVLATKFGIQIAPDAPGGRRINGRPEYVRQAIEGSLRRLRTDHVDLYYLHRVDPDTPIEDTVGAMGQLVQEGLVRAIGLSEVSPDTLRRANATHPISAVQSEYSLWTRDPEQGVLAACRELGVGFVPYSPLGRGFLTGEIRSPDDLADDDFRKHNPRFQGENFQRNLDLVREVQAMAAQKGCTPSQLALAWVLAQGDDLVPIPGTRRVKYLEENLGALTVQLSTDDLARIDAAFPPGAAQGTRYPEASMNSVNR